A genomic window from Brevibacillus agri includes:
- a CDS encoding DUF1850 domain-containing protein, with protein MAAIRSAAFGERRNLFRLFSFLALLLLVIVAVIPLFPVLVVRDSTSNEVLWSHRIAQDGSFGIRWTHSIHRSTVEERYRLEAGQIVLVKLRFHDYGIGMENELAAGEELALADGQFEVRNMHRAFPALHLFIGQVRANHTLLFAGQELPLRSIGKPGEAVVIQAEKRSILSELGGYE; from the coding sequence ATGGCTGCAATCCGGTCTGCGGCTTTTGGAGAGAGGCGGAATCTGTTCCGCCTTTTCTCCTTCCTGGCTTTGCTTTTGCTCGTCATCGTCGCTGTCATCCCGCTTTTTCCCGTCTTGGTGGTGCGCGACAGCACGAGCAACGAAGTTCTCTGGAGCCACCGCATCGCGCAGGACGGCTCCTTCGGCATTCGCTGGACTCATTCTATTCATCGTTCTACCGTCGAAGAGCGCTATCGTCTGGAAGCCGGGCAGATTGTCCTCGTTAAGCTCCGCTTTCACGACTACGGCATTGGCATGGAAAACGAACTGGCCGCAGGCGAGGAGCTGGCGCTCGCAGACGGACAGTTCGAAGTGCGCAACATGCACCGCGCCTTCCCCGCGCTCCATCTGTTTATCGGACAGGTTCGGGCGAATCATACGTTGCTTTTCGCCGGACAAGAGCTGCCGCTTCGCTCGATTGGCAAGCCCGGAGAGGCTGTCGTCATTCAGGCGGAAAAGCGATCCATTTTAAGCGAGTTAGGAGGTTACGAATGA
- a CDS encoding TRAP transporter permease, protein MSTTNINQQEVEKLIAQYDKESATRQLAGPMKWITFCLLVLFSLYQLASTLFLVLPPQIHRPIHLAFGLCLVYLLYSGTAKGDKGKVGLVNIVLALLGVAVTMYWVFDYEGLVTRTGNYTTLDMAVGGIAILLVLEAARRVVGIPITLIAVIFLVYTYLGPYMPGFLQHRGSDLDRIIGHSYYTLEGILGTPLAVSSTFIFLFVLFGAFLEKTGVGEYFNDLSLVIAGRRIGGPAKVAVFSSALQGTISGSSVANVVTSGAFTIPMMKRLGYRSEFAAAVEASSSTGGQIMPPVMGAAAFLMAEFIGVSYLEIAKSAALPAILFFVGIWIMTHFEAKRLGLRGLTQEELPDKKAVLKKMYLLLPIAIIIAALMMNISAENSAIIGIVSTVAVGAFRKETRMSVADILEALASGARVALGVVAATACAGIIVGTITLTGIGLKLANGLIDLAGGQLFLTLFFTMIASLILGMGTPTTANYIITSTIAAPALIQLGVPAIAAHMFTFYFGIVADITPPVALAAFAASGIAKSKPILTGVESTRLAIAAFMAPYIFVVSPALLLIDTTFTESLWVMFTSTVGMIGVGAGLIGYWMAKMNLLERLLAVAGGVLAVIPGLATDIPGFILLALGFCFSYYKSRKQKQQVQVTP, encoded by the coding sequence ATGAGTACAACGAACATCAACCAGCAGGAAGTGGAAAAACTCATCGCGCAATACGACAAGGAATCCGCCACACGCCAGCTCGCCGGGCCGATGAAATGGATCACCTTTTGCCTGTTGGTCCTCTTTTCCCTCTACCAGCTTGCAAGCACGCTTTTCCTCGTCCTCCCGCCGCAAATCCATCGGCCGATCCATCTGGCGTTTGGACTTTGTCTCGTCTACCTGCTCTACTCAGGAACCGCCAAGGGCGACAAAGGAAAGGTCGGGCTCGTCAACATCGTTCTCGCTCTCCTGGGCGTAGCCGTCACGATGTACTGGGTGTTTGATTATGAGGGACTGGTCACGCGGACGGGCAACTACACGACATTGGACATGGCTGTAGGCGGAATCGCCATCCTGCTCGTGCTGGAAGCGGCGCGCCGCGTGGTCGGCATCCCGATCACCCTGATCGCCGTCATTTTTCTCGTCTACACGTATCTCGGCCCGTACATGCCGGGCTTTTTGCAGCATCGCGGCAGCGACCTCGACCGGATTATCGGCCACAGCTACTACACGTTGGAAGGGATATTGGGCACGCCGCTCGCCGTCTCGTCGACGTTCATTTTCCTGTTCGTGCTGTTCGGCGCGTTTCTGGAAAAGACAGGGGTAGGCGAGTATTTCAACGATTTGTCGCTCGTCATTGCCGGCAGACGAATCGGCGGCCCGGCCAAGGTAGCGGTGTTTTCCAGCGCCTTGCAAGGGACGATCAGCGGCAGCTCCGTCGCCAATGTCGTCACCTCTGGCGCCTTCACCATCCCGATGATGAAGCGGCTCGGCTACCGCTCGGAATTTGCCGCAGCCGTCGAAGCGTCCTCTTCCACAGGCGGACAGATTATGCCGCCCGTCATGGGGGCCGCCGCCTTTCTGATGGCGGAGTTCATCGGCGTGTCGTACCTGGAGATTGCCAAATCCGCGGCTTTGCCCGCGATCCTGTTTTTCGTGGGCATCTGGATCATGACGCACTTCGAAGCGAAGCGGCTCGGCCTGCGCGGCTTGACACAGGAAGAGCTGCCCGACAAAAAAGCCGTGCTGAAAAAAATGTATCTACTCCTGCCGATCGCCATTATCATCGCCGCCTTGATGATGAATATTTCCGCCGAAAACTCCGCCATCATCGGAATCGTCTCAACCGTCGCAGTCGGCGCTTTTCGCAAAGAGACGCGCATGTCGGTTGCCGACATCCTCGAAGCGCTCGCCTCTGGCGCCCGCGTCGCTCTCGGCGTCGTGGCGGCGACGGCTTGCGCGGGAATCATCGTCGGTACGATCACGCTGACGGGCATCGGGCTCAAGCTGGCGAACGGACTGATCGACCTGGCAGGCGGGCAATTGTTCCTCACGCTGTTTTTCACGATGATCGCTTCCTTGATCTTGGGCATGGGGACGCCGACTACCGCGAACTACATCATCACCTCAACCATTGCCGCTCCCGCGCTGATCCAGTTGGGCGTGCCCGCGATCGCCGCTCATATGTTCACGTTTTACTTCGGGATCGTGGCTGACATTACGCCGCCTGTCGCGCTGGCCGCCTTCGCCGCATCGGGCATCGCCAAGTCCAAGCCGATTCTCACCGGAGTGGAGTCCACCCGACTTGCCATCGCCGCCTTCATGGCTCCTTATATTTTCGTCGTCTCGCCTGCGCTTTTGCTGATTGATACGACTTTTACCGAGTCGCTCTGGGTGATGTTTACTTCTACCGTCGGCATGATCGGGGTCGGGGCAGGGCTGATCGGATACTGGATGGCAAAAATGAATCTGCTGGAGCGGCTGCTCGCGGTCGCCGGAGGTGTGCTTGCCGTCATTCCCGGCCTCGCGACTGACATTCCTGGCTTCATCCTGCTCGCGCTCGGTTTTTGCTTCTCCTACTACAAAAGCCGCAAGCAAAAGCAGCAGGTGCAAGTCACTCCCTAG
- a CDS encoding CvfB family protein → MHKKKKREPQLAATGSLQAGMTLTMTVARKTEIGYFLREGNDEVFLHEKEAHERLHVDDEVEVFLYHDHENRLAATMDMPYVSMGEYGWLEVVDVSPRMGVFLDNGIKKDLLLFVDDLPKLADEWPRPRDQILVTLKQDKLGRLLAKPVTEAEVTKIAVPADESMRNKQVEGTVYKVIAAGAFLLTEDDHILFIHRDEMVGRLRLGQTIRCRISYVREDGRLNGSMKERKEVQYGEDADKLLRYLINRDGAMPYTDSTEADIIREKFQMSKSSFKRALGKLMKERRVEQVDGWTKIIRRDDEK, encoded by the coding sequence ATGCACAAAAAGAAAAAACGCGAGCCGCAGTTGGCTGCGACGGGAAGCCTGCAGGCGGGCATGACGCTTACCATGACAGTGGCGCGCAAAACGGAGATCGGCTATTTTTTGCGCGAGGGCAACGATGAAGTGTTTTTGCATGAAAAGGAAGCGCATGAGCGTCTGCATGTAGACGATGAAGTAGAAGTGTTTTTGTACCACGACCACGAAAATCGGCTGGCAGCGACGATGGACATGCCTTATGTCAGCATGGGAGAGTACGGCTGGCTGGAGGTCGTGGATGTATCGCCGCGGATGGGCGTGTTTTTGGACAACGGGATCAAAAAAGATTTGCTGCTGTTTGTCGATGACCTGCCAAAGCTCGCCGATGAATGGCCGCGCCCGCGCGATCAAATATTGGTGACATTGAAGCAGGACAAGCTCGGACGGCTGCTCGCCAAGCCTGTAACCGAAGCGGAAGTGACGAAAATCGCCGTGCCCGCTGACGAAAGCATGCGAAACAAGCAGGTGGAAGGTACCGTCTACAAGGTCATTGCAGCAGGGGCGTTTTTGCTGACAGAGGACGACCATATTTTGTTTATCCACCGCGACGAGATGGTAGGCCGCCTGCGCTTGGGCCAGACGATTCGCTGCCGCATCAGCTACGTGCGCGAAGACGGGCGGCTGAACGGCTCGATGAAGGAGCGCAAGGAAGTGCAGTACGGCGAGGATGCGGACAAGCTCTTGCGCTATTTGATTAATCGTGACGGGGCCATGCCTTACACGGACAGTACGGAAGCTGATATCATCCGCGAAAAATTCCAGATGAGCAAGTCCAGCTTCAAACGGGCGCTCGGCAAGCTCATGAAGGAGCGCCGCGTGGAACAGGTTGACGGCTGGACGAAAATCATCCGCCGCGACGACGAAAAATAA
- a CDS encoding undecaprenyl-diphosphate phosphatase — protein sequence MLVLLEHIFLGIVQGLTEFLPISSTGHLVLFRKLFGMQEVGLLFDTMLHFGTLIAVVIVFWPQIRYIVLNPFSKLTKLLVVGTIPTAAIGLLFEDYFEEISRTGITIGWEFLATGAILWAVESMRRGERKFDDIRYTDALIIGTLQGAAILPAISRSGLTIAGALMRGIDRADAARFSFLISLPAILGACVLQTAKLAAAPLDTALLIPMLVGTMCAGLAGYVAIRWMLKIISTGSMKGFAVYVWVLGALILALQFFGW from the coding sequence ATGCTCGTTCTCTTGGAACATATTTTCCTCGGAATCGTCCAGGGATTGACGGAGTTTTTGCCGATCTCCAGTACAGGCCATCTCGTCTTGTTCAGAAAGCTGTTCGGCATGCAGGAAGTCGGTCTGCTCTTCGACACGATGCTGCATTTCGGGACGCTGATCGCTGTCGTGATTGTATTTTGGCCGCAGATTCGCTACATCGTCTTAAACCCGTTTTCCAAGCTGACGAAGCTGCTCGTCGTCGGCACGATTCCTACGGCGGCGATCGGGCTTTTGTTCGAAGACTACTTCGAGGAGATTTCGCGCACCGGAATCACCATCGGCTGGGAGTTTCTCGCCACGGGCGCCATTTTGTGGGCCGTTGAATCCATGCGACGGGGCGAGCGCAAATTCGACGACATTCGCTACACGGATGCGCTCATCATCGGCACGCTGCAAGGGGCTGCGATCTTGCCCGCGATTTCCCGTTCGGGGCTGACGATCGCCGGAGCGCTCATGCGCGGAATCGACCGCGCCGACGCCGCGCGCTTTTCTTTTTTGATTTCCTTGCCTGCCATCTTGGGGGCATGCGTGCTGCAAACAGCCAAGCTGGCGGCTGCCCCGCTCGATACCGCGCTGCTCATCCCGATGCTCGTCGGAACGATGTGTGCCGGACTGGCCGGGTACGTCGCCATTCGCTGGATGCTGAAAATTATCAGCACAGGCTCGATGAAGGGCTTCGCTGTCTACGTCTGGGTATTGGGCGCTTTGATTCTCGCCCTCCAGTTTTTCGGCTGGTAG
- a CDS encoding toprim domain-containing protein: protein MGGCVIIVEGKTDKEQLLRVLAEPVTIYCTYGSYSQEKGEQLLAQAESADEVYLFTDEDDSGKKLRASLSDDFPHAVHLYTPKMYREVASTPLPVLAEILERAGFAVVNLDS from the coding sequence ATGGGAGGATGTGTCATTATCGTGGAAGGGAAGACAGACAAGGAGCAACTGCTCCGCGTACTGGCAGAGCCTGTGACCATCTACTGCACATACGGCTCCTACAGCCAGGAAAAAGGCGAGCAGCTTTTGGCGCAAGCGGAATCGGCAGACGAAGTGTACCTGTTTACCGATGAAGATGACAGCGGCAAAAAACTGCGGGCGAGCTTGTCCGACGATTTCCCGCACGCTGTGCATCTCTACACCCCGAAAATGTACAGGGAAGTGGCGAGCACGCCGTTGCCTGTGTTGGCTGAAATATTGGAGCGGGCCGGATTTGCCGTGGTAAACCTCGATTCCTGA
- a CDS encoding MFS transporter — MDSSSVLWKNRSFLKLWLAQLTANVGDQCYSFALLWYLLQATKSGTALSLLAIPEMVAGLLFYLIGGVLADRYSPRLLMVGADVARIFVAIGVGIMAAMGIEQFAFFLVAQFLLGLFSSLFQPARTVALKSVVSVEQLGRANAILDTTFRTVRIAAPMTIGLIAAAVPLSTLFFVNAASYMLSVVFLYTLRVSLHDQATASAAKMTPGQYVRDIAEGVRELRKSRLLLLVLLFSNMGFLVWQVCYSVGFPFLAERIQQGDGSTLAMLMGFYGVGNLLGSLYMSRAYYTRYLLVILIGWTLQAGGFLLLATGGTVHWLAFLGAAVAGVGGPFIGIPTVTAIQIKAASSSTGKIFAINMLIFTFFSMLSSSLGAIWLGSWPVEQLFFISGLFLAAMSATGFFIDQRNSRQQHQSASV; from the coding sequence GTGGACTCATCCTCGGTCTTATGGAAAAACCGCTCGTTTTTGAAGCTGTGGCTGGCGCAATTGACAGCCAACGTCGGAGATCAATGCTACAGCTTCGCCCTGCTCTGGTATTTGCTGCAGGCGACCAAGTCGGGAACGGCACTCAGCCTGCTAGCGATCCCGGAAATGGTGGCCGGACTGCTTTTTTACCTGATCGGCGGCGTGCTTGCGGATCGGTACAGCCCCCGCCTGCTGATGGTCGGCGCTGACGTCGCCCGCATATTTGTAGCGATCGGCGTCGGGATCATGGCTGCTATGGGCATCGAGCAGTTTGCCTTTTTTCTCGTGGCGCAATTTTTGCTCGGGCTGTTTTCCAGCCTGTTTCAGCCCGCACGCACAGTTGCGCTCAAGTCTGTCGTTTCGGTTGAACAACTGGGGCGGGCAAACGCGATTTTGGACACGACCTTTCGCACCGTCCGGATTGCAGCGCCGATGACGATCGGGCTGATTGCCGCAGCCGTGCCGCTCTCCACCCTGTTTTTCGTCAATGCCGCCAGCTACATGCTCTCTGTCGTTTTCTTGTATACGCTTCGCGTCTCCCTGCACGATCAGGCGACAGCCTCCGCAGCGAAAATGACTCCCGGCCAGTACGTGCGCGACATTGCAGAAGGGGTGCGGGAATTGCGCAAAAGCCGACTGCTGCTCCTGGTCTTGCTGTTTAGCAATATGGGCTTTCTCGTCTGGCAGGTGTGCTACAGTGTCGGCTTTCCTTTTCTCGCGGAACGCATCCAGCAAGGGGACGGGAGTACGCTGGCGATGCTGATGGGCTTTTACGGCGTAGGCAACCTGCTCGGCAGCCTGTACATGTCGCGGGCGTACTATACGCGCTACTTGCTGGTCATTCTCATCGGGTGGACGCTGCAAGCGGGTGGCTTTCTCCTGCTCGCCACAGGAGGCACGGTGCATTGGCTCGCTTTTCTCGGAGCAGCCGTAGCCGGGGTCGGCGGACCGTTCATCGGCATCCCGACCGTCACGGCGATCCAGATCAAGGCCGCCAGCAGCAGCACAGGCAAAATTTTTGCGATCAACATGCTGATCTTTACGTTCTTCTCGATGCTGTCGAGCAGCCTTGGCGCCATCTGGCTGGGAAGCTGGCCAGTAGAACAGCTCTTTTTCATCAGCGGGCTGTTTCTCGCCGCGATGTCTGCGACAGGATTTTTTATCGACCAACGAAATTCGCGCCAACAACACCAATCCGCCTCTGTGTAG
- a CDS encoding ammonium transporter has translation MEPTLTDLSSAIDATWVMVSAILVILMQVGFALLEAGSTRMKNAGHVAGKTVLTFGICSIAFWAFGFGLTFGDGNSFIGLSGFFFDGLQKDAFSAFSAATVPISILFLFQLAFAAVSLAIAWGGFAERAKLSVYFIFSVLFTVLIYPVVGHWVWGGGWLAQLGMQDFAGSTVVHLQGAIVALVATVLLKPRIGKYNRDGSSNLIPGHNQVYSVLGVLFLWIGWFGFNAGSTLGSTSGFFGYVAVTTNLATAAGAVAALAISWIVMGKADIPSMLNGVLAALVAITASCAFVEPWAAVVIGAVSGILTFYTSIWFDRMGIDDPVFAFSVHGVAGIWGTLSTGLFATPELAEKVGVGGAGLFYGGGLHQLGVQALGLAGSMAYVFVVAYVILSILKATIGLRVTEEEEVVGLDLSEHGGYGYPELLQPERIRPSASQQSGTSHTLT, from the coding sequence ATGGAACCGACTCTCACTGATCTATCGTCCGCCATTGATGCCACATGGGTCATGGTCTCGGCCATTTTGGTCATTCTCATGCAAGTAGGGTTTGCCTTGCTTGAGGCCGGATCGACCCGGATGAAAAACGCAGGCCACGTCGCAGGCAAAACCGTCCTCACCTTCGGCATTTGCTCCATCGCCTTTTGGGCGTTCGGCTTCGGTCTGACTTTTGGTGACGGCAACTCCTTCATCGGCTTATCCGGCTTTTTCTTCGACGGCTTGCAAAAGGACGCTTTCTCCGCCTTCTCTGCCGCTACGGTTCCGATCTCGATTCTCTTCCTCTTCCAGCTCGCCTTCGCGGCGGTTTCGCTGGCGATCGCCTGGGGCGGTTTTGCCGAGCGTGCCAAGCTGTCCGTTTACTTTATTTTCAGCGTATTGTTTACCGTCCTCATCTATCCTGTCGTCGGCCACTGGGTCTGGGGTGGAGGCTGGCTCGCCCAGCTCGGCATGCAAGACTTCGCCGGCTCCACGGTTGTCCATCTGCAAGGCGCCATCGTCGCACTCGTCGCTACCGTTCTGTTGAAGCCGCGCATCGGCAAATACAACCGTGACGGCAGCTCCAATTTGATCCCCGGCCACAACCAGGTGTACTCCGTGCTCGGCGTGCTGTTTCTGTGGATCGGCTGGTTCGGCTTCAACGCAGGCTCCACGCTCGGCAGCACCTCCGGCTTTTTCGGCTATGTCGCCGTTACGACTAATCTCGCTACAGCAGCAGGCGCTGTCGCCGCCCTCGCCATTTCCTGGATCGTCATGGGCAAAGCTGACATCCCGAGCATGCTGAACGGCGTTCTGGCCGCTCTCGTCGCCATCACTGCTTCGTGCGCATTCGTCGAGCCGTGGGCTGCCGTCGTGATCGGCGCAGTGTCAGGTATTCTTACATTCTATACTTCCATCTGGTTCGATCGCATGGGAATTGACGATCCGGTCTTCGCCTTTTCCGTTCACGGCGTAGCCGGAATCTGGGGCACGCTGTCCACTGGCCTGTTCGCTACGCCGGAGCTTGCGGAAAAAGTCGGGGTAGGCGGCGCCGGACTGTTTTACGGCGGCGGGCTGCACCAGCTCGGTGTACAGGCGCTTGGCCTCGCAGGCTCCATGGCTTATGTGTTTGTTGTAGCGTACGTCATTTTGTCCATCCTGAAAGCGACTATCGGACTTCGAGTCACAGAAGAAGAAGAGGTGGTTGGCCTTGACCTTAGCGAACACGGGGGATACGGTTATCCCGAACTACTGCAGCCCGAGCGCATTCGACCCTCTGCGTCCCAGCAAAGCGGCACCTCTCACACTCTCACCTGA
- a CDS encoding DUF294 nucleotidyltransferase-like domain-containing protein → MESFAELAQLRQQLLDPDPLRQLNRAGEMAPFSIVVNLIHDNLIRQGVLLAVDALAKRGVGTPPVPFAFLQFGSGGRFEQAIISDQDNGLVYSIPEHLNESEQERVHGYFQLLAATIVSGLEEAGYPPCQGNVTCLSPKWRGSVDQWIDQLDRWISHPVWENARYLLLASDVRVLYGESAIFAPVLDRFRQLLAGNTFLLDRLVSNTLHYRVPLGLFGRVLPEVTGRFRGAINIKYGVYLPIVNCVRHFALAHGIFVSSTLERLGELAEKGVWSKSFCDEIAAHFRLIQGLRLTALLHWEDGHYTSNSYIKLSKLSPDSITQVREAMKLAIRLQKMTAKLPSTFRG, encoded by the coding sequence GTGGAATCGTTCGCCGAGCTCGCGCAACTTCGCCAGCAATTGCTTGACCCAGATCCCTTGCGCCAATTGAACCGCGCAGGGGAGATGGCCCCTTTTTCAATCGTAGTGAACTTGATTCACGACAACCTTATCCGCCAGGGCGTTCTGCTTGCCGTAGACGCTCTGGCTAAAAGAGGTGTCGGCACGCCGCCCGTCCCGTTTGCCTTTTTGCAATTCGGCAGCGGCGGGCGCTTCGAGCAGGCCATCATCAGCGACCAGGACAACGGGCTTGTCTACTCGATCCCCGAGCACCTCAACGAAAGCGAGCAGGAGCGGGTTCACGGCTATTTTCAACTGCTGGCCGCGACCATCGTTTCCGGCCTGGAGGAAGCAGGCTATCCGCCTTGCCAGGGCAATGTCACCTGCCTCTCTCCGAAGTGGCGCGGCAGCGTCGACCAATGGATCGACCAGTTGGACAGATGGATCTCTCACCCGGTCTGGGAAAACGCCCGCTATTTGCTGCTGGCAAGCGACGTGCGCGTCCTGTACGGAGAATCGGCCATTTTCGCCCCTGTCCTGGACCGCTTCCGGCAGCTTTTGGCCGGGAATACGTTTTTGCTCGATCGGCTGGTCAGCAACACTTTGCATTACCGCGTGCCGCTCGGCCTGTTCGGAAGGGTGCTGCCCGAGGTCACCGGGCGGTTTCGCGGAGCCATCAACATCAAGTACGGCGTCTATTTGCCGATCGTCAACTGCGTGCGGCATTTCGCCCTGGCGCACGGCATCTTCGTCAGCTCCACGCTTGAGCGGCTGGGCGAGCTGGCGGAAAAAGGCGTGTGGAGCAAAAGCTTTTGCGACGAAATAGCCGCGCATTTTCGGCTGATCCAGGGGCTGCGCCTGACCGCCCTCTTGCACTGGGAGGACGGCCATTACACGAGCAACAGCTACATCAAGCTCAGCAAGCTGTCGCCTGATTCCATCACACAGGTGCGTGAAGCGATGAAGCTCGCCATCCGCCTGCAAAAAATGACGGCGAAGCTCCCGTCCACCTTCAGGGGATAG
- a CDS encoding exonuclease domain-containing protein translates to MAKWDFIGRLWNMNRGMAGVPGDWKWGLGDDDKQHQAYLRSISKEARHVDSSENIPLADLEVVVVDLETTGFYPDHGDAIISIGAVAMRGEKLLLGDSFYTLVNPGRTIPPHVRSLTGITDDMTADAPDLLEALSRFFRFVGDRPLVAHHSRHEREFFRSALWKTSRRPLTHRMLDTMLLIRLLSNPIGNGSLDALCAQHDIPISRRHHAYCDAVAAGTLWAKYLTKAQQAGYTNLRDVYEALR, encoded by the coding sequence TTGGCAAAATGGGACTTCATCGGCCGCTTGTGGAACATGAACCGCGGAATGGCAGGGGTGCCGGGCGACTGGAAGTGGGGGCTTGGCGACGACGACAAACAGCACCAGGCTTATCTTCGCTCCATCTCCAAGGAAGCAAGACACGTCGATTCCAGCGAAAACATACCGCTTGCCGATCTGGAGGTGGTCGTCGTCGACCTGGAGACGACCGGCTTTTACCCCGATCACGGAGACGCGATCATCTCTATCGGCGCGGTGGCGATGCGCGGGGAAAAGCTGCTGCTCGGAGATTCGTTTTACACGCTGGTCAATCCGGGGCGCACGATCCCGCCCCACGTCCGCTCGCTGACCGGGATTACCGACGATATGACTGCGGACGCGCCCGATCTGTTGGAAGCTCTCTCGCGGTTTTTCCGCTTCGTCGGAGATCGTCCGCTCGTCGCCCATCACTCCCGGCATGAGCGCGAATTTTTTCGCTCCGCCCTCTGGAAAACGAGCCGACGACCGCTGACTCACCGGATGCTCGACACGATGCTTTTGATTCGGCTGTTGAGCAACCCGATCGGCAACGGCTCGCTGGACGCCCTCTGCGCCCAGCACGACATCCCGATCTCCCGCAGGCACCACGCCTACTGTGACGCCGTGGCCGCCGGGACGCTGTGGGCGAAGTATTTGACAAAAGCGCAGCAGGCCGGATACACCAATCTCCGGGATGTGTACGAGGCGCTGCGGTAG
- a CDS encoding GNAT family N-acetyltransferase has protein sequence MLLQIREAVLDDLPAMLAIYNHAIAHLAATFDLEPQSLAQREVWFHKHTEAHPLLVVEADGQVVGYCCLSPFREKPAYSKTVELSVYIDAQQRGCGVGTALMSDILQRAEQLGYHTVISGITGGNEASVRLHEKFGFTLAGKFREVGFKFGEWHDVHFYQLMLGKEA, from the coding sequence ATGCTGCTGCAAATCAGGGAAGCTGTTTTGGACGATTTACCTGCCATGCTGGCGATTTACAACCATGCGATTGCCCATCTGGCTGCAACTTTCGACCTGGAGCCGCAGAGTTTGGCCCAGCGCGAAGTCTGGTTTCACAAGCACACTGAAGCTCATCCGCTGCTCGTCGTCGAAGCGGACGGGCAAGTGGTCGGCTATTGCTGCCTTTCTCCTTTTCGCGAAAAGCCGGCGTACAGCAAAACGGTCGAGCTGTCTGTCTACATTGATGCGCAGCAGCGGGGATGCGGTGTCGGTACGGCCTTGATGAGCGACATCTTGCAGCGGGCGGAACAGCTCGGCTACCACACGGTCATCAGCGGCATTACGGGTGGAAACGAGGCAAGTGTGCGGCTTCATGAAAAGTTCGGGTTTACGCTTGCGGGAAAATTCCGGGAGGTGGGCTTCAAATTCGGCGAGTGGCACGATGTGCATTTTTATCAATTGATGCTGGGAAAAGAAGCGTGA
- a CDS encoding YbaK/EbsC family protein translates to MTVMSPVEKVKAFVQQYDPAIEPILFEQPLPTSEAAAEALGSEVGQIAKSILFRAGDQFALFVAAGDVKIHPKQVKAAFGSGKAKMASAEEVEKVTGYRVGAVCPFALQEEVPVFVDTSLRRFPVVYTAAGVAESLLPVTYAALLAMTKAVEIDAAAAPAS, encoded by the coding sequence ATGACCGTGATGAGTCCTGTAGAAAAAGTGAAGGCTTTTGTGCAGCAGTACGATCCCGCAATCGAGCCGATTTTGTTCGAGCAGCCGCTTCCTACATCCGAGGCAGCCGCCGAAGCGTTGGGCAGCGAGGTGGGACAAATCGCCAAGTCGATCCTGTTTCGAGCTGGCGACCAGTTTGCGCTGTTTGTCGCAGCGGGAGATGTCAAGATCCATCCCAAGCAGGTCAAGGCCGCTTTTGGCTCGGGCAAGGCGAAGATGGCCTCCGCCGAAGAAGTGGAAAAGGTGACAGGCTATCGCGTAGGCGCTGTCTGTCCGTTTGCGTTGCAGGAGGAAGTGCCCGTCTTCGTCGATACTTCCCTGCGGCGCTTCCCTGTCGTCTATACGGCTGCGGGCGTTGCCGAATCGCTTTTGCCCGTCACCTACGCGGCATTGCTTGCCATGACCAAAGCCGTCGAGATCGATGCGGCTGCTGCACCAGCCTCGTAA
- a CDS encoding MOSC domain-containing protein — protein MKKLGTLQSIFRHPVKAMQGEQLTTSEVDVFGLYGDRAYYFLDDSRGGKYLSADVVPALLGYHASMGEKTGEEAYPDVQVEARDGSVHTWGESLFAHVAETAKRAVTPMRSLPTEGGKNWEDHILLVTDASLRELARVIGSDWIDPRRFRGNLIVVLEDDEPFAEDKWLGKKLQINDVTLQVTKHCERCMYVNIDPDTLQKNPAVLKACVKRHENHFGVYASVVTTGTVSQGDEVFILE, from the coding sequence TTGAAAAAGCTAGGAACACTGCAAAGCATTTTCCGCCATCCGGTAAAAGCGATGCAGGGCGAGCAACTGACGACGTCGGAGGTCGACGTTTTCGGCCTGTACGGCGATCGGGCTTATTACTTTCTGGACGACTCTCGCGGCGGAAAATATTTGAGTGCAGACGTCGTCCCGGCGCTGCTCGGCTACCATGCCAGCATGGGGGAAAAGACGGGCGAAGAAGCATACCCCGACGTTCAAGTTGAAGCGCGTGACGGCAGCGTACATACGTGGGGAGAGTCGCTGTTCGCCCATGTCGCAGAGACAGCGAAAAGAGCGGTGACACCGATGCGCAGTCTCCCGACAGAGGGAGGGAAAAACTGGGAGGACCACATTCTTTTGGTGACGGACGCCTCCCTGCGCGAGCTGGCACGGGTGATCGGCAGCGACTGGATTGACCCGAGACGTTTTCGCGGAAACCTCATCGTCGTGCTCGAAGACGACGAACCGTTCGCAGAAGACAAATGGCTGGGCAAAAAGCTGCAAATCAACGATGTTACCTTGCAGGTTACCAAGCATTGCGAGCGTTGCATGTACGTGAACATCGACCCCGATACGCTGCAGAAAAACCCGGCTGTGCTGAAAGCATGCGTGAAGCGCCACGAAAACCATTTTGGCGTGTACGCCTCTGTGGTGACGACAGGTACGGTGTCGCAGGGCGACGAGGTGTTTATTCTGGAGTAG